One segment of Larus michahellis chromosome 14, bLarMic1.1, whole genome shotgun sequence DNA contains the following:
- the LOC141751172 gene encoding urotensin-2 receptor-like, translating to MSLTDELESHFSATPYMVTDTSEGSLFRIRPNASINATGDGMPASSSMEDMIAICTIGTILSLMCVIGVTGNVYTLLVMCHYLRSSASMYIYIINLALADLLYLLTIPFIVGTYFIQKWYFGDIGCRILFSLDFLTMHASIFTLTVMSTERYFAVLKPLDTVKRSKSYRKAIAVVIWLVSLLLTLPMLIMIQLVQRDNKSICLPTWSKLSYKVYLTILFGTSIVGPGVIIGYLYIRLAKIYWVSQTASFKQTKRLPNQKVLYLIFTIVLVFWACFLPFWIWQLLFQYYESFPLSPKVMKNINYLTTCLTYSNSCINPFLYTLLTKNYREYLKNRQRSLSSSSGYFQRRNRFQRISGRSLSTSSQHCTETYVLAHAPLGNSSA from the coding sequence ATGTCCCTAACCGACGAACTGGAGAGCCATTTTTCTGCAACCCCCTACATGGTGACAGACACAAGTGAGGGCAGCCTGTTCAGAATCAGACCCAACGCCTCCATCAATGCCACCGGAGACGGCATGCCAGCCTCCAGTTCCATGGAGGACATGATCGCCATCTGCACCATCGGGACGATCCTCTCCCTCATGTGCGTGATCGGGGTGACAGGCAACGTCTACACCTTGCTGGTGATGTGCCATTATTTGCGGTCATCTGCCTCCATGTATATTTACATCATCAACCTTGCCCTGGCAGACCTGCTCTACCTTCTAACCATCCCCTTCATTGTTGGGACCTACTTCATTCAGAAATGGTACTTTGGGGACATTGGCTGCCGCATCCTGTTCAGTCTGGACTTCCTCACCATGCACGCCAGCATCTTCACCCTCACAGTCATGAGCACAGAGCGCTACTTTGCTGTGCTGAAGCCCCTGGACACAGTGAAGAGGTCCAAGAGTTACCGAAAGGCCATTGCTGTTGTCATCTGGCTGGTATCGCTGCTGCTCACTCTCCCCATGCTCATCATGATCCAGCTGGTGCAAAGGGACAACAAAAGCATCTGCCTGCCCACTTGGAGCAAGCTGTCCTACAAAGTCTATCTCACCATCCTCTTCGGTACCAGCATTGTGGGCCCGGGGGTAATCATTGGCTACCTTTACATCCGATTAGCTAAGATTTACTGGGTGTCGCAAACAGCATCCTTCAAGCAGACCAAGCGGCTGCCGAATCAAAAGGTGCTCTATTTAATCTTCACAATAGTGCTGGTGTTCTGGGCTTGCTTCTTGCCTTTCTGGATATGGCAGCTCCTCTTCCAGTATTATGAATCCTTCCCTTTATCTCCCAAGGTGATGAAGAACATTAATTATCTGACAACCTGTCTGACCTATAGCAACAGCTGTATCAACCCTTTCCTCTACACCCTGCTCACCAAAAACTACCGGGAGTACCTGAAGAACAGACAGCGGTCCCTTAGCAGCAGCAGTGGGTACTTCCAAAGGAGGAATCGGTTTCAGAGGATTTCAGGGCGATCCCTGTCCACGAGCAGTCAGCACTGCACAGAGACATACGTTCTTGCTCACGCTCCTTTGGGAAACAGCAGTGCCTGA